The following coding sequences are from one Megachile rotundata isolate GNS110a chromosome 13, iyMegRotu1, whole genome shotgun sequence window:
- the Sld5 gene encoding DNA replication complex GINS protein SLD5, with protein sequence MENESEARAKPEDEEPEGQEFTAQGVLLAIEEAWLNEKFAPEILPHQSDLVDCMLQQITHMEQNMKRLEKGDLRLLIHMMELDRIRFLISSYLRIRLEKIEKYAIHILSQEANRSLEECYLTSAELQFAKDFLASIETLFKATALNYMPGNFQTFEKDQLIVKPNMQAYVFLRANDRISGVVLPGSLDEEIDFEPGSQHIVPYKAVADLVKSGAVQLI encoded by the coding sequence ATGGAGAATGAATCGGAAGCGAGAGCGAAACCAGAGGATGAGGAACCCGAAGGGCAAGAATTTACAGCTCAAGGTGTTTTGTTGGCGATAGAGGAAGCGTGGTTGAATGAAAAATTTGCACCTGAAATTTTGCCGCATCAGTCTGATCTGGTTGACTGTATGTTGCAACAAATCACACATATGGAGCAGAACATGAAGAGGTTAGAAAAAGGAGATCTAAGATTACTGATACACATGATGGAATTAGACAGGATTAGATTTTTGATATCTAGCTATCTTAGGATACGATTagaaaagattgaaaaatatgCTATTCATATACTTTCCCAAGAAGCCAATAGATCTTTGGAAGAATGTTATCTAACATCCGCGGAGCTTCAATTTGCAAAAGACTTTCTTGCAAGTATCGAAACGCTTTTTAAAGCAACTGCCTTGAACTATATGCCTGGGAATTTTCAAACGTTCGAAAAAGATCAACTAATTGTAAAACCCAACATGCAAGCATATGTATTTTTACGGGCTAACGATAGAATTAGTGGAGTTGTACTACCTGGATCGTTAGACGAAGAAATAGACTTTGAACCAGGTTCACAACATATTGTACCATACAAAGCTGTTGCAGATTTAGTTAAAAGTGGTGCTgttcaattaatataa
- the Lop1 gene encoding long wavelength sensitive opsin 1, with product MPHVTGPIYEAYQGGTRYGNMTVADKVPPEMLHLIDAHWYQYPPLNPMWHGILGFVIGVLGFVSVSGNGMVIYIFLSTKSLRTPSNFFVINLAISDFLMMFCMSPPMVINCYYETWVLGLVFCQVYAMLGSLFGCSSIWTMTMIAFDRYNVIVKGLSGKPLTINGALLRILGIWLFSLIWTIAPMFGWNRYVPEGNMTACGTDYFSRDIVSMSYLIMYGIWVYFLPLFLIIWSYWFIIQAVAAHEKNMREQAKKMNVASLRSSENQSTSAECKLAKVALMTISLWFMAWTPYLVINSAGIFNLMKISPLFTIWGSLFAKANAVYNPIVYGISHPKYRAALFEKFPSLACSGPAQAADATSTTTTVADSEKANA from the exons ATGCCTCACGTTACGGGGCCCATCTACGAGGCGTACCAAGGTGGTACTAGGTACGGTAACATGACGGTGGCCGACAAAGTCCCACCGGAAATGCTCCACCTGATCGACGCCCACTGGTACCAGTATCCACCCCTGAACCCGATGTGGCATGGCATCCTCGGCTTCGTGATCGGTGTGCTTGGTTTCGTCTCGGTTTCCGGAAACGGGATGGTCATTTACATTTTCCTTTCGACAAAAAGTCTTCGTACGCCGAGTAATTTTTTCGTGATCAATCTTGCCATCAGCGACTTCTTGATGATGTTCTGCATGTCTCCACCTATG GTAATCAATTGCTATTACGAGACATGGGTACTCGGACTAGTCTTTTGTCAAGTTTACGCGATGTTGGGCTCCCTGTTCGGATGCAGCTCCATATGGACAATGACGATGATCGCATTCGACAGATACAACGTAATCGTGAAAGGACTGTCTGGTAAGCCACTGACCATAAATGGAGCTCTCCTCCGTATATTGGGCATATggctattttccttaatatggACAATCGCGCCTATGTTTGGCTGGAACCG ATATGTACCTGAAGGTAATATGACCGCGTGCGGCACCGACTACTTCAGCAGGGATATAGTGTCCATGTCTTATCTCATCATGTACGGCATATGGGTATACTTCTTGCCGCTGTTCCTCATCATTTGGAGCTACTGGTTCATCATTCAGGCGGTCGCTGCTCACGAGAAAAATATGCGAGAACAAGCGAAGAAGATGAACGTCGCTTCCTTGCGATCGTCGGAAAATCAGAGCACCAGCGCCGAGTGTAAACTAGCAAAG GTCGCCCTTATGACAATCTCCTTGTGGTTCATGGCCTGGACACCGTATTTGGTCATCAACTCCGCTGGAATATTCAATCTCATGAAGATCAGTCCGCTCTTCACCATCTGGGGTTCTCTGTTCGCCAAAGCCAATGCAGTTTACAATCCAATCGTTTACGGAATCAG TCATCCGAAGTATCGAGCTGCATTGTTCGAGAAATTCCCCTCGCTGGCGTGTTCCGGACCAGCGCAAGCCGCGGACGCAACATCGACGACCACCACCGTCGCGGACAGCGAAAAAGCGAACGCGTAA
- the Lop2 gene encoding long wavelength sensitive opsin 2, with amino-acid sequence MQTLVSINTFNTTSHGEVNPSQFSILTTTMGPTFARQYMRFNNQTVVSKVPEEMLHLIDTYWYRFPPMHPLWHKILGLVMIVLGIIGWFGNGVVVYVFLLTPSLRTPSNLLVVNLAFSDFIMMGFMCPPMVICCFYETWVLGTLMCDIYAMVGSLCGCASIWTMTAIALDRYNVIVKGMSGTPLTINRALCQILGIWLFGLLWTILPLVGWNRYVPEGNMTACGTDYLTEDWGSKSYILVYSLFVYYTPLFTIIYSYYFIVSTVAAHEKAMRDQAKKMNVASLRSGENQGASAEAKLAKVALTTISLWFMAWTPYLVINYIGIFNRSLITPLFTIWGSLFAKANAIYNPIVYGISHPKYRAALKEKLPFLVYGSTEEQAAGGEKAAETEGKS; translated from the exons atgcaAACATTGGTTTCAATAAACACTTTCAATACAACTTCTCATGGTGAAGTTAATCCTTCACAGTTTTCTATTTTAACAACCACCATGGGCCCAACATTTGCAAGGCAGTATATGCGTTTTAACAATCAAACAGTTGTCAGTAAAGTACCTGAAGAAATGTTACATTTAATTGACACATACTG gTATCGGTTCCCTCCAATGCATCCATTATGGCATAAAATCTTAGGTCTAGTAATGATCGTGTTAGGAATCATTGGATGGTTTGGAAACGGTGTAGTAGTTTATGTTTTTTTACTCACACCATCTTTAAGAACACCAAGCAATTTACTTGTAGTAAATCTTGCCTTCTCAGATTTTATAATGATGGGCTTCATGTGTCCTCCTATGGTGATTTGCTGCTTCTATGAAACATGGGTTCTTG GAACGTTAATGTGCGACATTTATGCGATGGTCGGCTCATTATGCGGATGTGCTTCTATATGGACAATGACGGCTATCGCATTAGATAGATACAATGTTATAGTGAAG GGCATGTCTGGAACGCCTCTTACAATCAACAGAGCTTTATGCCAGATTTTAGGTATTTGGCTGTTTGGTTTATTATGGACAATTTTACCTTTAGTAGGATGGAACAG ATATGTTCCTGAAGGTAACATGACAGCATGTGGAACAGACTATCTTACTGAGGACTGGGGATCCAAATCATACATTCTGGTTTATTCtctttttgtttattatactccattatttactattatttatagTTACTATTTCATTGTCTCG ACCGTCGCTGCGCACGAAAAAGCAATGAGAGATCAAGCCAAAAAAATGAACGTCGCCTCTTTACGATCCGGGGAAAATCAAGGCGCCAGCGCAGAAGCAAAGTTAGCAAAG GTAGCACTGACAACAATATCATTGTGGTTTATGGCATGGACGCCGTACCTTGTAATCAACTATATTGGAATATTCAATCGTTCCCTGATCACACCCTTGTTTACTATATGGGGTTCTTTATTCGCTAAAGCAAACGCGATATATAACCCGATCGTTTATGGAATCAG tCACCCAAAATACAGAGCAGCACTGAAAGAAAAGCTACCGTTTTTGGTTTACGGTTCGACCGAAGAGCAAGCGGCTGGAGGAGAAAAAGCTGCTGAGACGGAAGGGAAATCTTAA
- the LOC105663324 gene encoding COMM domain-containing protein 2 encodes MLLTLKPDHKKHVLLLVEHTSQVLQDFCKLAIDYLQKGPNVKLYNAAAQKLEVEANVIKNSVEGLVNLLLESCKYKLSAEDFRDSVISLGFSEEQEVILSKLYSVKKDEILDTLTNIGFKLPEYHDMEWRFEVQIASRSLLKQVAPLVTLDFSVKNPGKDESIEHVLLQTDPINLLHITQELEEALQEGRSQHIRRLSRVIK; translated from the exons atgttGTTAACATTAAAACCAGATCATAAAAAACATGTACTGCTACTTGTAGAACATACATCTCAAG ttttacaGGATTTCTGCAAATTGGCCATTGATTACTTGCAGAAAGGGCCAAATGTTAAATTGTATAATGCAGCTGCTC AGAAACTTGAGGTTGAGGCAAATGTAATTAAGAATTCAGTAGAAGGActtgttaatttgttattagAGAGCTGTAAATATAag tTAAGTGCAGAAGACTTTAGAGATTCTGTAATATCTTTAGGTTTTTCAGAGGAACAAGAAGTGATATTGAGTAAGTTGTACAGTGTTAAAAAGGATGAAATATTGGATACACTTACAAATATTGGATTTAAGTTACCAGAATACCATGATATGGAATGGAGATTTGAAGTTCAG attGCATCAAGATCACTATTGAAACAAGTTGCTCCTCTTGTTACATTAGATTTCTCAGTAAAAAATCCAGGCAAAGATGAGAGCATTGAACATGTATTACTTCAAACTGAccctattaatttattacatataacACAGGAATTAGAAGAGGCTCTTCAAGAAGGTCGCAGTCAACACATTCGTAGACTTTCAAGAGTAATAAAATGA
- the Pfdn6 gene encoding prefoldin 6, producing MTNMTEEIQKNLKTEIDKYKQAQKDYHKALSQRQQLDGQLNENIAVKKELDLLKPDNDVFKLIGPVLIKQDLKDAKQNVAKRMEYISSELKRVEELITTLDKKQDTHRETLEKYQQMFQQVQIKASLSQPKA from the exons atg ACAAACATGACAGAGGAAATTCAAAAGAATCTAAAAACAGAAATAGACAAATATAAACAAGCCCAAAAAG ATTACCACAAAGCATTGAGTCAAAGACAGCAGTTGGATGGACAGTTAAATGAGAATATTGCTGTTAAGAAAGAATTGGATCTTTTGAAACCAGACAATGATGTTTTTAAGCTGATAGGACCAGTTCTTATTAAGCAGGACTTGAAAGATGCAAAGCAAAATGTTGCTAAGCGTATGGAATACATCTCCTCAGAATT GAAACGAGTAGAAGAATTAATAACTACATTAGATAAGAAACAAGATACGCATCGTGAAACATTAGAGAAATATCAACAAATGTTCCAACAAGTTCAAATAAAAGCATCGCTTTCGCAACCAAAGGCATAA
- the LOC105663326 gene encoding phospholipase A1-like produces MVIQSVWTKLIIAILLFLINTYFCDTDSNSKIHENNIITDIIPSCVFGVESVSYYLYTREKPYGEEVRLQDEYIPLRANKKVVFLIHGFISEANNSNYFDLVGVWLKKEDINIFSLDWSNAACSDGFSLSDLLAYNSAVNNIHVVSEHLTNFTIKLVNEYGMNVRQTLIVGHSLGAHVAGIAGKAVQEILYQKYQQIIGLDPAGPNFKNKDCTERLCKSDAAFVQVFHTSSLVGFYDAIGDYDFYFNGGDKQPGCILPVCSHTRAVIYFTMSLLHSPCFIATPWKIGFENILSLTHCNLNICIYPGLDVSGQTIGGTYYVNTTSTEPYCTLLT; encoded by the exons ATGGTTATTCAAAGTGTTTGGACAAAACTTATAATTGCAATATtgctttttttaataaatacgtatTTTTGCGATACAG attcaaattcgaaaattcatgaaaataatattattaccgACATAATTCCATCGTGCGTTTTCGGAGTGGAATCGGTATCATATTATTTATACACAAG AGAAAAACCATATGGAGAAGAAGTTCGTTTACAAGATGAATATATCCCATTACGTGCTAACAAAAAGGTGGTGTTCCTTATACACGGTTTTATTTCTGAAGCTAACAATTCGAATTATTTTGATTTAGTCGGCGTTTGGTTAAAGAAG GAAGACatcaatattttttcattagaTTGGTCAAACGCTGCCTGTAGCGATGGATTCAGTCTGTCCGACTTGCTCGCTTATAATAGTGCTGTTAACAATATTCACGTTGTCAGCGAACATCTGACTAA ttttaCTATTAAATTGGTTAACGAATACGGAATGAATGTCAGACAAACCTTAATCGTGGGTCACAGTCTCGGTGCACACGTAGCAGGAATCGCGGGAAAAGCTGTTCAAGAAATATTGTATCAAAAATACCAACAGATTATCGGTCTCGATCCTGCGggaccaaatttcaaaaacaagGATTGCACCGAAAGACTTTGTAAATCGGATGCCGCGTTCGTTCAAGTGTTTCATACTTCGTCTTTGGTCGGATTTTATGACGCAATCGGCGACtacgatttttatttcaacggTGGCGATAAACAACCGGGAT GTATATTGCCCGTGTGTTCTCATACCAGAGCCGTGATATATTTTACAATGAGTTTGTTGCATTCGCCATGTTTTATAGCAACTCCTTGGAAAATTGGCTTCGA GAACATTTTAAGCTTAACacattgtaatttaaatatttgtatatatccGGGATTAGACGTATCTGGACAAACTATTGGAGGAACATATTATGTGAACACAACAAGTACTGAGCCATATTGTACTTTGTTAACCTAA
- the noi gene encoding splicing factor 3a subunit 3 noi, with translation METILEQQRRYHEERERLMDAMVKEMLYKKPGHRENINSEHRLKMLLDQYMDSTLHLQDLYEDKDGQRKEEVQALSGPNEFSEFYSRLKSIKEFYRRHPNEISIPMSVEFEELAKMRENPTEELSNLVEFTDEEGYGKYLDLHECYEKYINLKGIEKIDYITYLSTFDHLFDIPRERKNAEYQKYVESLLEYLTDYLSRVRPLLDINGELEEANKEFETQWENSTFPGWPKETGSALTHVGAHLELSAFSSWEELASLGLDRLKSALMALGLKCGGTLEERAQRLFSTKGEASLDPNLLAKNNRNRKSGKGRNSEKQKEIARLEAQVYRLAELVSSQRVATKENVQRKQARTEGERGDSDAEASASESEEEDDNEVPYNPKNLPLGWDGKPIPYWLYKLHGLNISYNCEICGNFTYKGPKAFQRHFAEWRHAHGMRCLGIPNTAHFANVTQIEDALALWEKLKAQKQAERWQPEQEEEFEDSLGNVVNRKTYEDLKRQGLL, from the exons ATGGAAACGATATTGGAACAGCAACGACGTTACCATGAAGAAAGAGAAAGGTTGATGGATGCAATGGTCAAAGAGATGCTGTACAAAAAGCCAGGTCATAGAGAAAATATAAATTCGGAGCATAGGTTGAAAATGTTACTTGATCAGTATATGGACAGTACTTTACATTTACAGGATTTGTATGAAGATAAAGATGGACAAAGAAAGGAAGAA GTGCAAGCACTTTCGGGACCAAATGAATTTTCTGAGTTTTATTCTCGATTGAAGTCTATAAAAGAATTTTACCGGCGTCATCCTAATGAAATAAGTATTCCGATGTctgtggaatttgaagaattagctAAAATGAGAGAAAATCCTACGGAGGAACTTTCAAACCTTGTTGAATTCACTGATGAAGAGGGTTATGGAAAATATCTTGATCTTCATGAATGTTATGAGAAATACATTAATCTTAAGGGAATAGAGAAAATAGATTATATCACATATTTATCAACTTTTGATCATTTATTTGATATTCCAAGGGAAAGGAAAAATGCTGAATATCAGAAATATGTAGAGTCCTTATTAGAATACTTGACAGATTATTTGAGTAGAGTTAGACCACTACTTGATATAAATGGAGAACTGGAGGAAGCAAATAAAGAATTTGAAACACAATGGGAAAATAGTACATTTCCAGGATGGCCAAAAGAGACTGGCAGTGCATTAACACATGTGGGAGCTCATTTAGAGCTTTCTGCTTTTTCTTCTTGGGAAGAACTTGCATCCCTCGGTTTGGACAGGTTAAAATCAGCTTTGATGGCTTTAGGTTTAAAGTGCGGTGGCACACTGGAGGAAAGAGCACAAAGACTTTTTAGTACAAAAGGAGAGGCATCATTGGATCCAAATTTGTTAGCCAAGAATAATAGGAATAGAAAATCTGGAAAAGGCAGAAATTCCGAGAAGCAGAAGGAAATAGCTCGTTTAGAAGCTCAAGTATACAGACTTGCAGAATTGGTATCTTCTCAGAGGGTAGCTACAAAAGAAAATGTTCAAAGAAAACAAGCTAGAACAGAAGGTGAAAGAGGAGATTCTGATGCAGAAGCCAGTGCTAGTGAATCAGAAGAAGAGGATGATAATGAAGTCCCTTACAATCCTAAAAATCTTCCTCTTGGTTGGGATGGAAAACCTATTCCATATTGGCTATATAAGCTGCATGGTCTAAATATTAGTTACAACTGTGAAATTTGTGGAAATTTCACATATAAAGGACCAAAAGCATTCCAAAGGCATTTTGCTGAATGGAGACATGCACATGGTATGCGTTGTCTTGGTATTCCAAATACTGCCCACTTTGCTAATGTGACACAAATAGAAGATGCTTTAGCTCTGTGGGAAAAATTGAAAGCTCAGAAACAAGCAGAACGTTGGCAACCAGAACAAGaagaagaatttgaggattctcTGGGGAATGTCGTTAATCGTAAAACGTACGAAGATTTAAAGAGACAAGGTCTTTTATAA
- the grp gene encoding serine/threonine-protein kinase grp, producing MTEFVDGWIFGHTLGEGAYGEVKLVINKSTGEAVAMKMIDLLKHPDARQTVKKETVIHRMLSNPNIIQYFGKRSEPNMEYIFLEYASGGELFDRIEPDIGMPAWEAQKYFKQLISAVEYLHSKGIAHRDLKPENLLLDENDNLKVSDFGLATIYRLQGKERYLEKRCGTLPYVAPEVLLHPYHAEPADIWSCGIILVALLAGELPWDQSLAECPEYMAWRDGKYMSLTPWKKLDNSSLSLIKNILIHSPSARCTIKDIKKHRWFVKKFQRAGTIEGYIRPDETNSRQVLEDENLTRFCLSQPELPTTENANAVQINLEERPGFSFSQPAHIEDLLLCTQVQTKFTQASQQNTFQRLVRRMTRFFVKTELDETINRLVNCLKNESYNCRINNVGTITVSTMDRRKMPLVFKANIVEMDGKILVDFRLSKGCGLEFKRRFVKIKSLLEDIILKGPVTWPIAVATECMP from the exons ATGACGGAATTTGTAGATGGCTGGATATTTGGACACACTTTGGGAGAAGGTGCTTATGGCGA AGTAAAACTAGTTATAAATAAATCTACGGGCGAAGCTGTTGCTATGAAAATGATAGATTTATTAAAGCATCCAGATGCCCGACAAACAGTTAAAAAAGAAACTGTTATTCACCGTATGCTCTCTAATCCCAATATTATTCAGTATTTTGGAAAACGTAGTGAACCCAATatggaatatatttttttagaaTACGCTTCGGGGGGAGAACTTTTTGATAGAATAG AACCAGATATTGGTATGCCAGCATGGGAAGCACAAaagtattttaaacaattaatatcTGCAGTAGAATATCTTCACAGTAAAGGCATTGCACACAGGGATTTAAAACCAGAAAACTTACTGTTAGATGAAAATGACAATTTGAAAGTCTCTGACTTTGGTTTGGCAACAATATATCGTTTGCAAGGCAAAGAACGATATTTGGAAAAAAGATGTGGAACATTACCTTATGTTGCTCCCGAAGTGCTGTTACATCCTTATCATGCTGAACCTGCTGACATATGGTCTTGTGGTATAATTCTTGTGGCTTTGCTAGCTGGAG AACTGCCTTGGGATCAGTCCTTGGCAGAGTGTCCAGAATATATGGCATGGAGAGATGGAAAATACATGTCTCTTACACCATGGAAAAAGTTGGATAATTCTTCATTGTCTctgattaaaaatattcttataCACTCACCATCAGCCAGATGTACCATAAAGGATATTAAAAAACATAGATGGTTcgtcaaaaaattccaaagag CTGGAACTATAGAAGGATATATTCGACCTGATGAAACTAATTCAAGACAAGTATTAGAGGATGAAAACCTAACCAGGTTTTGTTTATCACAACCTGAATTACCTACAACGGAAAATGCTAATGCTGTACAAATTAACTTGGAAGAACGACCAGGATTTTCATTCTCACAACCTGCCCATATTGAGGATTTGTTATTGTGCACCCAAGTACAAACTAAATTTACACAAGCAAGCCAA CAAAATACGTTCCAACGGCTAGTGCGACGTATGACAagatttttcgttaaaacggAGTTAGACGAAACCATAAACAGATTAGTAAATTGCTTGAAGAATGAAAGTTACAATTGCCGTATTAACAATGTTGGCACA ATCACTGTATCAACTATGGACAGAAGAAAAATGCCTTTGGTTTTCAAAGCAAATATTGTTGAAATGGATGGAAAGATACTAGTTGATTTCCGATTGTCTAAAGGCTGTGGTCTAGAATTTAAACGaagatttgtaaaaattaaatcattgTTAGAAGATATTATATTAAAAGGTCCTGTGACCTGGCCAATTGCTGTTGCAACAGAATGTATGCCCTAA
- the LOC100876060 gene encoding alcohol dehydrogenase [acceptor], whose translation MLIFTKFIAFTVTSLMVFLFSNYLSFTYFFDSYTHWFYSKINDFEIYDYIIVGAGSAGATLSARLAENGYKVLLLEAGGAAPPFIDIPLLAPLIQNTPYDWNYMTVPQDNACKSLMHNRSKWPMGKLLGGTSQLNYMLYVRGHPLDYNEWFPDFIEPTTENGGPMHISDLQWHTDVANAILEGLKELHQDIGNINHDLKNGFMKAQIFSKNGKRWSTDKLLYKDFKDKLFIRTHAYVEKVLMESNRAVGVQYTTLNKTFKAIANHGVILSAGAIGTPKILMLSGIGPKDHLKDLKINVIKDLPVGQNLVDHILTGIDLVMLNESISFSMLNAFNPVSAINYFLFGKGPWTFTGVEVLGTFHSSLKKSKSSVPDLQIMVMPIGLSKDNGIVLRKSMGISDKTYDEYFAPISYKNMITIAPVLLHPKSKGEIKLSSSNPLDPPLIDPKYLSNKDDIKVLTAGLQFVKKLVGTNAMKNIGASIYDKHFPGCENQTFDSTKYWECYIQHLTLTSYHPAGTCRMGDVVDQTYRVYGTKNLYVVDASILPVLPSGNINAAIIMLAEKAARIITENTKIDIDKKCYKPHNYYYIINN comes from the exons ATGCTGATATTTACAAAGTTTATCGCATTTACAGTTACTAGTTTAATGGTATTTCTGTTTTCTAATTACCTTAGTTTCACATATTTCTTCGACAGTTATACGCATTGGTTTTATAgcaaaataaatgattttgaaatatatgatTATATCATTG ttgGAGCTGGCAGTGCAGGTGCAACTTTGTCTGCAAGACTAGCAGAGAATGGGTACAAAGTCTTATTGCTTGAAGCTGGAGGAGCTGCACCACCATTCATAGATATTCCTTTATTAGCTCCTCTAATTCAGAATACTCCATATGACTGGAATTACATGACCGTACCTCAAGATAATGCTTGCAAAAGCTTAATgcataat AGAAGTAAATGGCCAATGGGTAAACTTCTTGGTGGGACTAGTCAATTAAATTATATGCTTTATGTACGAGGTCATCCTTTAGATTATAATGAGTGGTTTCCAGATTTTATTG AACCAACTACAGAAAATGGTGGGCCAATGCATATAAGTGACTTACAATGGCATACTGATGTTGCTAATGCGATTTTAGAAGGATTAAAAGAATTGCATCAAGATATTGGCAACATTAATcatgatttaaaaaatg GTTTCATGAAAGCACAAATATTCTCAAAAAATGGGAAAAGATGGAGTACAgataaattgttatataaagATTTTAAAGATAAATTGTTTATTAGAACTCATGCTTATGTTGAAaag GTGTTAATGGAATCAAATAGAGCAGTTGGAGTACAATATACTACATTAAATAAGACATTTAAAGCAATTGCAAACCATGGTGTTATTCTTAGTGCTGGTGCAATTGGTACTCCCAAAATATTAATGTTATCTGGTATTGGACCAAAAGATCATTTAAAAGATTTGAAA ATAAATGTAATTAAGGATTTACCAGTTGGTCAGAATTTAGTAGATCATATACTTACTGGCATTGATTTAGTTATGCTTAATGAAAGCATAAGTTTTAGTATGCTTAATGCTTTTAATCCTGTATcagcaataaattattttttatttggaaaag gtCCTTGGACATTTACAGGAGTTGAAGTTTTAGGAACATTTCATAGTTCTCTTAAAAAAAGTAAATCAAGTGTACCAGATTTACAGATAATGGTGATGCCAATTGGATTATCAAAGGATAATGGTATTGTTTTAAGGAAATCCATGGGAATTTCTGATAAG ACTTATGATGAATATTTTGCAcctatttcatacaagaatatGATAACAATTGCTCCCGTTTTATTACACCCAAAAAGTAAAggagaaattaaattaagtagCAGCAATCCTTTGGATCCGCCTTTAATTGATCCAAAATATTTGTCAAACAAAGACGACATTAAAGTTCTTACAGCTG GGCTGCAATTTGTGAAAAAACTTGTTGGAACAAATGCTATGAAAAATATTGGTGCATCTATTTATGATAAACATTTTCCTGGTTGTGAAAATCAGACATTTGATAGTACAAAATATTGGGAATGTTACATACAACATTTAACTTTAACTTCGTATCATCCTGCTGGAACATGTCGTATGGGTGATGTTGTTGATCAAACATATAG AGTTTATGGtacaaaaaatttgtatgtaGTCGATGCATCTATACTTCCAGTTTTACCAAGTGGTAATATTAATGCTGCAATTATAATGCTTGCCGAAAAAGCCGCGCGTATAATTACAGAAAACACAAAAATTGATATAGACAAGAAATGTTATAAGCCACATAACTATTActacataattaataattaa